The genomic segment ttgatgaaattacTTAAATGTCCAAACTTTTGGCAAAGCAATGTGATTATTACTATGTGACATTGTTGTTGTGCTTTATCACTAATGGTATGCTGACACAGCCGTggagttagaatttttattaagggagttcagaagtaaatatacgaattaatcgaagggggttcaacagtcgttatatatgcataatttttttttataactatgTAAAAGTAATATAAAAACAGTATAATTTTTTGTCGAAGGGAGTTTGGATGAACCCCTGGAGCAAAGATGGCTCCGCCACTGGATGTGAGAAGTTAACTATTTTTTGAGAGTCGTGAAGTAGTAGCTATTGGGCGATATTTTCTGATGTCTCAGGTTTGATCAACGAGAATGGAGAAATTCCTGATAGAAAGCGTTTTTCCTTAAATAGTTCAACAGATAATAGATTTCGAATTGTGTTTTACCGTAAAGGTATACTAGAACGAATGAGATTCTTTTGCTCTTAATTAGAAGTCTTGATTTGAGTCTTGAAATGCAGTGAAATCTGAATTAATCGGATCGATAGATTTTTTACACCAAATAATTATTTAGAAAATGtgctttttattttcattattattttctattgggAGTTGGGTACAACTCAtaagatgaaataatttaaaaaaaaaatcaaatagtgGGAAATTGATGACTACTTTTTTAAACTTTAGACAAACAGCATGAGGACACTTGGAATTTGGAAACATTTAATTATGGTGAAAGTCACTATACAgacacaaaaataattatatctaatgattattttttaactttgttgAAGTTTATGATTACGGAAATTTGTTTATAATTATTGTGTAATTTGCGAGCTATTGCATATAATAGAATTTATTCAATGCACATTTTTAGAATAGCAACTGTGAATTTTTCTGCGAGTttaatttcataaagaaaatattaGTCATATTCTTCTAAAATATACAATTTAATAATCATGtatttgattttcttttccttcctaaaataaacatccataaaataattgctgttttttttttaaaaaataaaaattgttactTTAATTTGACTTTACATTGGtttttgaagtttaaacgtaAAGCATTGGTAAAAGTCTTTCCCCcccacctttttttttttcctttaaaagataaatttagcTATTATTCATCATGCAAAAGAATTTTGATTTGTCaaattttgaatataattaatttttactctcttaataaatctaaaatatgcTATATATCTAACtttcaataatataaaaaaatttattgccaCGTGACTAGGAGGTTGAACGTTCAAACTGTAGAAATAATTTCTGGCAAAAATATAAGGCAAAACTGCGTATAATAGATCCTTGTGATCCGATCCTTCCTGAATTTTATATATAGCGGGAGTTTTAATGTACCGTACTGTCCTTTAATAATCTGATCATACCAAACATTAGttgaaggaaaaataacataaacatacaccttaactgaTTATATTTACGCAAAATTCCACCCTTACAAAacaattataaaaatctcaactaattatgtatcttcgttggatgtatcggggagctaattatgtatctcgacatattcaaaataaaaaaaaatatcgggagctaattatatatctttacaaggaaaaaaagattcttcattggatgtattatgtatctcgacaagttcaaaatcgaaaaaaatgtatccaaaactaattatatatctttataaagaaaaaaatatattttcgttGGATATATTGGGAagtaattatgtatcttgacagacgtaaaattatttttttaataattatataaaatatcaaaattttctataattaaactcAAAACTgtcgaaatttatgttgtttgccttGTTTTAAATGCTAGAAACGAAAAATAGCTAGAAAGTGCTATTATTGCAAAGTATTAGTTGGGCTATGGCTATATGTACAAGCTCAAACAAGGATCCAGTAGACTAATTGGGCTGTATCCAGttttgtcaaaaaaataaaattatacaatattaaaacttttaaattgttaattataatGACTTATAGAATTTtttatgtagtttctaaatatgTAAAGCTtatttcaaaaaaacaaaatgaatgATGTTATagtatttgatattatttaatttcCTACTGGATAGGGGTTTCTATTTATGTacaattaatatttatatttattatatattatgttcAATACTATTCTTACGCACATAGTAAATTATggtattaataatttaaaaaaaaaattcattttattaCACCGTATTCAATACTCCTATTTTTATTTAAACACACTCAATTAGTTTCATATGATAAATCAAATAATCgacaaaaaataatatcagtattattattttcttactcATATTATTAAAGTCTTTAAAAAACAATCTctctattttacaaaattaattttttttctccctAGATCTcacatgcaaacaaactatactattattatttttatgattattagtataccaatttataaaaataatatcagcATTATTATTTTCTTACTAATATTATTAAAGTCTTtgaaaaacaacctctctatttttacaaaattatgtattcttttttctctctaaatCTCACATGTAAACAaactataaatattattattattattatcattattattattattattattattattattattattataccaATTTAAATATTTACTAAAACAAAATATCCAATATTATTCTCACCAATCGTGCCAAACGCCcgtaaaaaacatataaaaagatacaAATTTACTTTAATAGTACTAGCTAGAGAAGTAggtacataaaattatttttatttttaaaattaaattttaactctttaaaaaacaaaaataaaaataaaaagggacaCGTGGAGAAGTGTGGATAAACAAGAGCCCATAACAACGATTGCCAATTAAACATCTGTCGAATACGTGTCAATCTCCCCATGCATGGCCAAAGTTTCctatttttagtattatatttttttatggactttccaattatttctatatatataaacaatataTTTATACCCCTTTTGCTTACATCTTCTAAATATGGACCCCACTTAAAAATCTTGATACAAATGTGACTAAAGTGAAGTGAAAATGAAAAACCTACATTTATTTTCCTCTTGGTTGTGTTCTTTGTTCTTCAATTTACACACAATATTGTCTTATAATTAACTTcatcattaatatttatatttatatagtaaTGTTTATTATGAGTTTAAGTTTGGTGAAGCTTAAGAGCAAGTTTACTAGTTGAAAAGAACATCAAGAAAAGGTAagtattttactttcttgatttttatgtagctttttttttttttttttttttgtgtgtgtgtgtttgtggcAAGTTACATGAATGGTGGATTTAAAGGACAAATATTAGGAAGAAAGTTTGAAATATacttaaattttgataaaatttattgtaACATGTCTTTAACTCTGTGGGTTGACCTGTTCGACTATTTATTACCTTAACTTTGTGGTTCTTATGACCTTCTCGACTATTTATTATCACAAACTTTGTGGGTCTTTTCTGTGATATATATTTATCCAGTTAGATGCAGGACCACTACGTGAATAAACATTGAGCATGTAAGGGTCTAAAGTGATCCAATTGGATAAATATATGCTATAAAAATATGGTAATAAATAATCGAGGGGTCATCCGCAAAGTTGAGGAGGCGTGTTAGAGCAAATTACACACTGAGCACGTAAGAGTCTAAAGTGATCCAATTGGATAAATCTATTCCACAGAAATATGGTAATAAATAATCGAGGGGTCATTCGCAAAGTTCAGGCATGTTAGAGCAAATTTTGTCAAAGTTTAGATATATTTCTGACTCTTTTCACATAAAAATTCCTTTTTTGTTAATCCATTATGATGTCAAACTCTCATAACTATGTTTGATACATCAATTATATGTATCATATCAGATGCGGATTCAGAATTTGAAAACGATAGAAATTTCTACCAAAAAGTATATACTTTACTAGTTGGAAGTTAATGATTTGTACTTACTTACTAATAAATTTTCTAATATTTGTACATGTAAAAGGaatgatttcttttatttttcttttttgtatatttttttctcGGGATCAAGATATTTTTAGGGTTTCACTTGAGATGCAAGATTTTGAACTAGTGTTATGTCTCTTGTCATTAATTTTCATTGAAATATTAAAAGttcatttctatatatatattagttttttcCATCTTCTCATTTCATATTTATCTTAATGTTTATTAGTGTATGAATTAATTTAGgactaattaaaataattgaagaaaaagagttgTGTTTTAGTAGATCTTTTGCCcaataaaaaaacattaaaacaaAAGTGGAAAGTTCCCAAGGTATTTTAAAGTCCACATGCCAAAGAATATGTTCCTATTTTAGTAGTCTACAAAGTTACATTTGTTGCTTTTGAGACTGGCAAACCCATTTTTTACCTTTAATATTTTTGCTTAAACTTTGTGTTAAAAATTGTTTCAATGTGTGTGTGACCATGTAAAAGATTATTCATATTATCATGTCTTATCATGTCAAGTTAGTCTTTTGAAAACACTCTCTAAGTCTTCACATCGTAAGCGTGATGTGTAAGGTTGCGTATACATTATTgagataagcattcagtaccCCTCGAACtgtcaaagttgttacgacacactccaacttcacaagggTCCTATTAACCCTGACCTCAGTTTTAGCacatttttgtcatttctttcTGCTggcgtgacacctttattacataggCTCACGTCAAAGATGCCACATCAGCTAAAAGATTGACAAAAGGTGGCACATTAGCACGAAAGagtgataaaaatacgctaaaattgagtcaAGAGGAAATAGAACCTCCGTGAAGCTGGAGTGTATCGTAACAAATTTGGTCACAGTTCAAGGGTACGATGTTTTACTCTGCATTATTTTATTTGTGGATTTGTATGTTGTTTTTTGGGTATTGATTAGTAACCTTTAATGAATGATAGCCAATTTGCTTTAACAGGTTAAAATTATGTCCAATTTTGTAGTGTATACAAATTGAGTCTATATATTATAGGCGAATTCAGGATTTAAAGATTATAGGTTAAGAGTTTTTAGTGAATTCTCTTCAATATTTGGAGGGTAGATAACTAGATGCTAGTGTAAAAGTATCTTTGTTTAACTTTGTATCAATTGAGCTTGGTATATTTGTTTATGGAATATAAAATTCATTGGGAAAAGAATCGGAAATATACCTAAATTTTAAAACGCCTCAACTTTgcggggtcctatgaccccctagactatttattactatatttttgtggcatatatttgtcTAGCTCGACCACTTCAGGCCCTTACGCTCTCAGTGCACGTGTATTCACGTGGTGGTCCAGCTGGGCAAATATATGCCATAAAAATACGGTAATAAATAGTCGAGGGAGGGATCATAGGATTCCCGCAAAGTTAGGCGTGTTACAGCAAATTTCGTCAAAGTTTAGGTATAATGTTTTTCCCAAATTCATTTGGaactttcagattttagaagtATTACATCTGTTTTGTTCATGAATTTGACACAAGACACACATTTCAGGTCCTAGTGAAGAGAGAGTCATAGAATGGGAGTAACAGAATCAGAGATGGTGTCACAAGGTGAAGTTCAATCACCATTGCAACAAGACCAAAACCAGCACAAGAATCAACTGTTTTCGTCGCTTGGTAGACAAGCGTCGATCTACTCCCTCACACTCGACGAGTTCCAACACACCCTTTGTGAGAGTGGGAAGAATTTCGGGTCGATGAACATGGATGAGTTCCTTAATAGCATTTGGACTGCCGAAGAAAACCAAGCGCATGCCCATGTGCACGCGCATGCGCATGGGCACGAGCATTCTCATGCTCAGCCTCACAGCCAGAGTGTAAGTGCCGGGGAAGCCACCAGCGCGGCGCCACATTTTGCGTTGGGACAAGGCAATGTTTCGATGGATAAGGGTATTGTCAAGCAGCAGAGCTTGCCGAGACAGGGATCACTTTCTCTTCCTGAACCGTTGTGTCGTAAAACTGTGGATGAAGTTTGGTCAGAAATTCATAAGAACCAACAACAGCAGCAACAGAACAACGGAGGCAGTGTACCGAACACTAGTAACAGTAGTTCCACTCAACGACAGGCTACGTTTGGTGAAATGACGCTCGAGGATTTCTTGGTTAAAGCAGGGGTCGTACGCGAACAGGGCAATGCTGCAGCCCCTGTACCTACTCAGCAGCAGTCATATACGATGTATCAAAACAGTACAGCTCCCACTATGGGTGCAATGGCTCGGCCTGTTATCGGCCTTAGTGGAGTTACGGCTGGTGTTGGAGTTGGCGTTGGCATTCCTGGTTATCCGCAGCTTCCACAAAGCGGGGTGGTTGAAGCGCCTCTATACCCGATCAGCATGAAAAGGGGCAGCGGATTCCCGCAACAGCCAACGCCAGTTTACGGTGGGAGAATAGGAAATGGTAGTGGGGTCGGGTACGGACAAGTGCAAGGCGTAGCTGGAATGGGGTCGCCGCTTAGTCCGGTGTCCTCAGACGGACTATGCGTGAATCAACTCGATAGCGGGGGCCAATACGGGTTGGAAATGGGAATGAGGGGCGGGCGAAAACGCGTACTAGACGGTCCAGTAGAGAAAGTTGTTGAAAGAAGGCAAAGGAGAATGATCAAGAACAGAGAATCAGCTGCAAGATCAAGAGCAAGGAAACAGGTAAAACTCACTTTCATCCCCCTCGATATCTATGTCGTTGCACCTGTATCGGACCCTCAAACGATGTACTATCTTTGGAGAATCCCAACACGCCCCTGGCGGCACTTTTCATCAGTGCCGGAGATCCACAAATAATGTACTATATTTGGAGGATCCAGCACGCGCCCGGCGACATACATCTTTGAATAGTCTGAGCAACATAGCTTTATTTCACTCCGAATTGACCTATATAATCGATTTTTTTTGGTGCAGGCTTACACTGTAGAACTCGAGGCCGAATTGAACCAGCTAAAAGAAGAAAATGCACATCTAAAACAGGCCCTGGTAGTAACTATATTAGCAGAAATCTCCTTAATTTTTGAGTATAGTTTTATTATGAACTCAACATCATTGTTCTTATCTAGTACCATAACATTTCATATCATCAACTTATTcatattctttttttcttgttttcgtTTTTTTCTCTGCAGGCGGATCTCGAGAGGAAAAGAAAACAACAGGTAATAATTACAATGACTCACAATCTTATAGAGTTTATTGCTTAAACACGGTCGTTGAACTACTGGAATCAAGTGAATGAACACACTTATCGTTTGCTATGTTACTCGAATGGTCACTCTAGCCGGATCCAGAAAGCGATATAATGTCGTAGCACCTGATTTAAGCGATGGTGCAACGACATTATAAAGTGGCCGAACATATCATTTCTGGTTTGAGTGCGTCGAGTGTACTAGCTCAACATGACTTTgttcatccaaatccaatagGTTAAAGTGATCGCTTAAGCGATGATTTTTACGTTATAGTAAACCCTACTCTCCTCGAATAAGTATGTTCACTTTGGTTATCGAGTTATCGACTTCAACTAACGTCGTATTTTGTTGCAACAGTATTTCGATGAAGTGAAAATGAAAGCGCAAACAAAGGCGCAAAAGGCGAACGACAAGTTAAGAGGGATGAGGAGGAGCTTTAGTTGCCCTTGATGATGAGAACAATCGATAAACACGAAGGTGGTTCTTGCCTTGAACCACGCGATGCAGATATGGCTCCGACGAGGTAATTATACAGCTCTGGAGTGGGCGGAAGGCTTAGAGCAGACGAACATGCACTAGCTCTTTCAAAGTGCAAATTAAAGGTACTAATATTTCGAATATATATgtagcagtagtagtagcagcACTAATATTTCGAGTAAATTAGtgagttttatttttaatttttcgagTTACATTCAGAGACGAATTCAGTGTATCAAGTTATAggttcagttgaaccttatatCTTATGTGTTAAGTCACCAAGtacaaataataaattcgaaCTCATTAAAGCAAATCGATGGTAGTAactttggaatttttgaaattcaaattttgaattcgtTTTTAATTAAGAATCTTAAAAAAGGACCacctatatattaaaaatatatgtttatatagtAATTTAAATAGGTTGAGTTTTGACTTGTGATGCATagagtttaaattttgaattgacgattttattgaaataaaaagaaaattaaattctagACGTGCCTCTAATTAAAACAGtcgaattttgatatatttatttactttagctagtaaaatttattttttttataaatatgcaTCTATATGTTAAAGATGCATCTatatttgaaatttcaattttgaattcgcttttaattaaaaatagatatttaaattttgaattccctTTTAATTAAGAATCTTAAAGATGGACCTTCTATATATTAAAAACATATGCTTATATAGTAATTTAAATAGGTTGAGTTTCGATTTGTGATGCATagagtttaaattttgaattgacaattttattgaaataaaaagaaaatcaaattttagATGTGCTTCCAATTAAAACAGTTAAATTTGATGTATTTTTATAACTTTAGCtagtaaaatttaatttctaaacgTGCATAATTAACATTTGAGAAGTTTTGAGCATAGTGGaactcatatattttagaatatgTAATAAATAGTCATTGCTATGACATTTGTACtccataaatttaataaaaatgggATGTATCTATCACCTATATCATATAAAATCTAATTCTTTATgagaaaaaatcaaataaaatttgtgttTTGGATAAAGCTTTGATATCATATGATCAACTTTTTGATTTATTGATAGACTATTATATTAAATCTCACATTTTGATGGAGACTAAAAAAGAACTATTTTGATTGAGATTCGATTAACTttaaatagatcatttagatcaaatatttttgtaattcaGTAGTTCTTTTAGCGGATTAAGACTCGATTAAATTTAAATTGGCATTGTAAAATTTCTCAATCTCGACTAAACTTAAACTTGCATCGTAGAGTCTCACATTTGAGGTACGTTGCTTTTTATCTGTAATCTATATTTACGGATGAAAGTGTACTTAACACAGTCAATTATCGTACAATCTTAGTACCTAGGAACTTTCTTGAATAAATAAAGGggtataaagaaataaatgaacaaataaaaaataattaaaagggtAGACTAAAATGTGGAATTAAAATGACAGCCATCATTATCATTAATCAACAACTAATTAAATTACAATTGATTTCTTTTTCAATGAAACTAAACTTTCTTTGTAAGCAAAAGCTTGCAAAGAATAGCCACTTTTTTGGTAGCCaagaactttatttttctttaaacaaTGATCAAATATATCCAATTGACATGtaacaatttcaagaaaaatttccCCATTATTTCCATATCCAAGTGACCTTTTGATATTTAGAAAAGGGCCAATTCTTACTTTTTTAGCCCAATAGCCATTTTTCTCCATTAGCCATATGTCAATATTTGTTTCTCTACTAACCACTATTGGCTCATAAATATACATAGCAATGGAATCATTGAACAATGATAAATCACCTTGTTTGGATACAAATGATTTTGGTGTTTGAATTTCAACAATCTTGTCATTACtcatatcaaatccaaatattttatcatttttgcatGACCTCCAATAATAAAATCCATTCAAATATGTGTTACCACTTGATTTGAGCATATCGCGACTAGAAACCCTAAATTCCTCGAAATTTCTCCAGGTATTCGTACTCAACGTATAGACTGAAACAATCGTAGGGGAATGCCAGTCTTCATCGTCTACGTCCCAATAATCTCTCATCCATACGACTTTATAGTCACCACTCCAGGGCTCGATCCCGAAACCAAATTTATATGAAGACAAATTAAGTGAAGGGCAATTTAGGGTTTGTGACATAGGTAGAGGTTTAAATTCTTTAATAGTAGGGTTCCATAATGCAACATTTTCTTGATCATTATAAAGCAAAAATAAACCATTTAATGGACCAAGAACTTCCCATAAATGTATAGATGTGTTTAAAACATCTTGATATAAATGGGATTTTGAAATTAATTGTTTTTGTTCATCATGATTGAACAAAGTGAAACCAGATTTCATTGTATCaagaaaataatgatgaacaaaataacttgttggattttttgtatggtgaaaatgtttttgaataaaaattggattttcAATTAAAATATACCAATTCTTGTTGACACACTTGAGTTGTAATAGACATTTAACAGGCAATCTAGATAAAATTTCCATCACTAAATCTTCTGGTAAATCACTAAAATTTGTTTTTTGCAACATATTatgaagaaaagggaaaaaagaaaaggaaaaaaagaagaagaaattattAAGAAGATATGTGTACAGATACTTTTTTAGAGgcatgtatatgtgtgtatatatataaaaacaaatgcaCAGTGAAATAAATATCAACCATATGGTCTCTAACTTTATTCCCACCTCAtatcatattaaaataaatatatatgctgacagtataacaaaaataaaaattcacactATCTATATATGAATTTTAACATGCGATAGTATgttagtcatatatatatatttttttttatgatattatagtaaaattaattatgaaatttattaaGAATAGTCAGCTGATGACTATGTGAATATTTTTTACACTATCAATACATAAAATTTAACCTATTTATTTGTTGCTACAGGTAATCAATTATTTTaagattataaattttatattttaagaatgtttatttgtaattatcttttaaataatttatattattaaaaaagttATTTACACTAATTATATAACTTAAGCTCATACAAGTGTGTGTGTTTAAATAATAGCCATATGTTTTCAAGGTAAGCCACCATGTCCCACCTTATCAACTCTCCTATCAATAAAGTACAATAATAAAGAAAGGCAGCATGATTCTTACATAACATTTTATCATGATGACATAATAGAGATGAGtttattaattaagttaattaatacttggttaaaaataaattaagactAATTGGCTAAGATCAACTTATGTCTTATTCAAGAAATTGCAAGGTAGCTTTTGAGAGAAGGCAAGGGGTTTACtaactatttatgaaaaaaattacaagaaacAAATCATTTTTAATACTCTTAGGTAAAATGTAATAGTGAGTGAAATACGATAAAATACTTTTAatgctaatttatttatttcatgagTCGAAAGCAGAGGCATTGATGCAAGGCACCAACACCGATGCACCTCGGTTGGGAAAAGGAAGGCATCAAAGACTcaaaatctcatgttaaagagcGTGCGAGTTTAGATATTATCATGAGAGATTTTGTTCTTCAAAATCGACAATTTTTTCAAAACCTAAAAATTAATTAGATAGAATTCTAGAATTTCTAACCTAACCaaatatttttgaagttgaatattTGTTTAGTCAATTTTTATTATCATGATGAATTTATAAAGAATGATGACTatcttgaaaataatattttgatttcaattaaACCTATTACTCCATGTTCTTTCTCTTAATATCTCCAAGTCAAATTAATTTGttctttataattatttttgttattgaccTGTTTTAATACTTATTTTTGGAACTTATgcttcaaagaaaaaaataataacaactttAACTAATTTCACGCGAATTGCCACGTAAATGTTAAGTAGGACGCGTGTGTCTAtctatttaattttatacaaattttagtATCTACTTGTATACACTCAAAATTGAAGAATCTAAATATCAGGTAAGACCAAGTTAAAAGACGTGTATTATGGActtcaataaaataaaagtaagaagtCTTTATATCAATTGGCCACTTGTcctatatatgtttatatttatccTAAGTAGTTGATTACCAAACTATTTTAAACAAA from the Capsicum annuum cultivar UCD-10X-F1 chromosome 9, UCD10Xv1.1, whole genome shotgun sequence genome contains:
- the LOC107856113 gene encoding protein ABSCISIC ACID-INSENSITIVE 5, encoding MGVTESEMVSQGEVQSPLQQDQNQHKNQLFSSLGRQASIYSLTLDEFQHTLCESGKNFGSMNMDEFLNSIWTAEENQAHAHVHAHAHGHEHSHAQPHSQSVSAGEATSAAPHFALGQGNVSMDKGIVKQQSLPRQGSLSLPEPLCRKTVDEVWSEIHKNQQQQQQNNGGSVPNTSNSSSTQRQATFGEMTLEDFLVKAGVVREQGNAAAPVPTQQQSYTMYQNSTAPTMGAMARPVIGLSGVTAGVGVGVGIPGYPQLPQSGVVEAPLYPISMKRGSGFPQQPTPVYGGRIGNGSGVGYGQVQGVAGMGSPLSPVSSDGLCVNQLDSGGQYGLEMGMRGGRKRVLDGPVEKVVERRQRRMIKNRESAARSRARKQAYTVELEAELNQLKEENAHLKQALADLERKRKQQYFDEVKMKAQTKAQKANDKLRGMRRSFSCP